One genomic segment of Caldimonas brevitalea includes these proteins:
- a CDS encoding acetoacetate decarboxylase family protein: MLTDFFDGIARWELPQYGTLAPLFFQDLGCITAVYTAATDAVRALLPRTEMRPIELLPGRCLMVFTALEYRQCDLDPYNELAMAVPIAFGQHVLPVADALKQALQMTMSAYIWQLPVTTERARVAGVDIAGYPKFVADIDFEELPGRRACTLARDGRRILRLSCETGAARDQRDVRLRSYTLRDGIPLVSNLLVRQLRCEEHLHGRAATLELGDDPLADTLRGLRLSDNPVASQYSPQAQAILFFPRNLADA; this comes from the coding sequence ATGCTCACTGACTTCTTCGACGGCATCGCACGATGGGAGTTGCCGCAGTACGGCACGCTCGCCCCGCTGTTCTTCCAGGACCTCGGCTGCATCACGGCGGTGTACACGGCAGCGACCGACGCGGTCCGCGCCTTGTTGCCTCGCACTGAAATGCGGCCGATTGAGTTGCTGCCGGGCCGCTGCCTGATGGTCTTCACCGCGCTCGAATATCGGCAGTGCGATCTCGATCCGTACAACGAGTTGGCGATGGCAGTCCCGATCGCCTTCGGCCAGCACGTGCTGCCAGTGGCCGATGCGCTGAAGCAGGCGTTGCAGATGACGATGAGCGCCTATATCTGGCAGTTGCCGGTGACCACCGAACGCGCCCGCGTCGCTGGCGTCGACATTGCCGGCTATCCCAAGTTCGTGGCCGACATCGATTTCGAGGAACTGCCCGGGCGGCGCGCATGCACACTGGCACGCGATGGGCGCCGCATTCTCCGCCTGAGCTGCGAGACCGGTGCGGCACGCGACCAGCGGGACGTCCGCCTGCGGAGTTACACGCTGCGCGACGGTATCCCACTGGTGTCGAATCTGCTGGTTCGGCAGTTGCGCTGCGAAGAACATCTCCATGGCCGGGCGGCGACGCTCGAACTGGGCGATGACCCGTTGGCCGATACGTTGCGAGGGCTGCGTCTGAGCGACAACCCGGTGGCGAGTCAATACAGCCCGCAAGCCCAGGCCATACTCTTCTTCCCTCGAAACCTGGCGGACGCGTAG